A region from the Ammospiza nelsoni isolate bAmmNel1 chromosome 1, bAmmNel1.pri, whole genome shotgun sequence genome encodes:
- the LOC132076285 gene encoding C-C chemokine receptor type 4-like: MSSSSTESLEVEPSTFYDYYDSYYDAPKLCSKEGVRRFAASFLPVLYSLVFLVGLAGNILVIVVLFKYKRLRSMTDVYLLNLAISDLLFVLSLPFWSYFTVDQWVFGTPWCKIISWIYLVGFYSGIFFIMLMSIDRYLAIVRAVLSLKARTTFHGFITSLVVWLVALSASVPELVFRESFKEHNFTTCKPRFTGNFTTWKLFSTLEVNILGLLIPFIIMTFCYSMIIKTLVHCRNDKKNKAVKMIFVVMIVFFFFWTPYNIVIFLQLLEFMGVIKDCQVSRNLDYAFQVTEILGLFHCCLNPVIYFFMGEKFKKYLKMLFKNWQLPGYFCKWCGVHITYHTESTSSFHTQSTGDQDAL; the protein is encoded by the coding sequence atgAGTTCTTCAAGTACAGAGTCCCTTGAAGTCGAACCCTCAACCTTTTATGACTATTATGATAGTTATTACGATGCTCCAAAACTGTGCAGTAAAGAAGGCGTCAGGAGGTTTGCAGCCTCCTTCCTTCCCGTTCTGTATTCCCTGGTATTCCTGGTCGGGCTCGCTGGAAACATTCTGGTCATCGTGGTCCTCTTCAAATACAAGAGGCTGAGGAGCATGACTGATGTGTACCTGCTAAACCTCGCCATCTCAGATTTGCTCTTCGTTTTATCCTTGCCATTCTGGTCTTATTTCACAGTAGACCAATGGGTTTTTGGGACTCCCTGGTGTAAAATCATTTCGTGGATCTACCTGGTTGGGTTTTACAGTGGGATATTTTTTATCATGCTTATGAGCATAGACAGATACCTGGCAATTGTTCGTGCAGTGCTTTCCTTGAAAGCAAGGACCACCTTCCATGGTTTTATTACTAGCCTTGTTGTGTGGCTAGTAGCTCTTTCAGCCTCAGTCCCCGAGCTTGTATTTAGAGAGTCTTTTAAAGAACATAATTTTACTACCTGCAAGCCGAGATTTACAGGCAATTTCACAACATGGAAGCTTTTTTCCACTTTGGAAGTCAACATTTTAGGGCTCCTAATCCCTTTTATAATTATGACATTTTGCTACTCCATGATCATTAAAACATTAGTTCACTGTAGAAATGACAAAAAGAATAAGGCTGTGAAGATGATTTTTGTTGTCATgattgtgtttttctttttttggacCCCCTACAACATTGTTATTTTCTTACAACTGCTGGAATTTATGGGAGTCATTAAAGACTGTCAAGTGAGCAGGAATCTGGACTATGCTTTCCAGGTAACAGAAATCCTTGGCCTTTTTCACTGCTGTCTCAACCCAGTCATCTACTTCTTCATGGGGGAGAAATTCAAGAAGTACCTGAAGATGCTCTTTAAGAACTGGCAGCTACCAGGGTATTTCTGCAAGTGGTGTGGAGTTC